A part of Maridesulfovibrio hydrothermalis AM13 = DSM 14728 genomic DNA contains:
- a CDS encoding FAD-dependent oxidoreductase, with translation MATEKICISGLEDGARVESRIIEERIQKAVADGARKLEIDAMGQHGIGGRLWISKEEPIEIDVVGTSGQRLGSKGFPGTTINVYGSVSDDVGWLNAGAEIIVHGNGSNGACNAMAQGKVIIGGDIGARAMTMTKTNPRFAPPELWVLGSVGDYFAEFMAGGTAVICGYNGQNPENVLGFRPCVGMVGGRIFVRGPHGEFSTADAILEPITDADWEWLTSNLKENLAKINKSEVFEELTVRKQWQLIRAKTPFEKTGKVRLSMSDFRSRVWDEELGRGGLIGDLTDLDRSPIPLIVSGELRRFVPVWENRKYQAPCQSSCPTGMPVQKRWQLVRDGLVDEAVDLALAYTPFPATVCGYLCPNLCMDSCTRGVKDLASVDITKLGREGLKSKAPELPPLSGKKVAVIGGGAAGISVAWQIRRKGHEAVVYDMAEKLGGKISSAIPASRIPKEVVDAELARVAQVVPHVHLQKELNKDDFAELRQNNDAVVLAIGAQKPRVIPIPGHERITPALTFLKDAMKGKAEVGERVVIIGAGNVGCDVATECGRMGAKDILLIDIQRPAAFGKEKQEAEEAGAKFRYPCFTQEITEEGVVLKSGEVLPADTVIMSIGDTPDIDFLPDTIAVDRGHIVVNEDYQTTEPGVYAIGDAVRPGLLTHAIGHGRHAAETLDEIFTGKRPHAEPKDVIDYKRMTLEYFDPRLTEFSDVKHCAQECSSCGSCRDCGLCETVCPQAAITRNSLEGKDFEMVVNTEKCIGCGFCANVCPCGIWNLVENSPLG, from the coding sequence ATGGCAACAGAAAAAATATGCATAAGCGGTCTTGAAGACGGCGCCCGTGTTGAATCACGTATCATTGAAGAGCGGATTCAAAAAGCGGTGGCTGATGGAGCGCGCAAGCTTGAAATAGACGCCATGGGGCAACATGGCATTGGCGGAAGACTGTGGATTTCCAAAGAAGAACCTATTGAAATCGATGTTGTCGGAACATCCGGTCAGCGTCTCGGTTCCAAAGGGTTTCCCGGCACAACAATCAATGTCTACGGTTCAGTCTCTGATGACGTAGGCTGGCTTAACGCCGGAGCGGAAATCATAGTTCATGGCAACGGTTCAAACGGAGCCTGTAACGCAATGGCACAGGGTAAAGTCATCATCGGCGGTGATATTGGCGCCCGTGCAATGACTATGACCAAGACCAATCCCAGATTTGCTCCGCCTGAACTTTGGGTGCTCGGCTCTGTTGGTGATTATTTTGCAGAGTTCATGGCCGGCGGGACAGCTGTTATCTGTGGCTATAACGGGCAGAATCCTGAAAATGTTCTTGGTTTCCGCCCTTGCGTTGGTATGGTTGGCGGGCGTATTTTTGTTCGTGGTCCTCATGGGGAGTTTTCCACTGCGGATGCTATTCTTGAACCGATCACCGACGCAGACTGGGAATGGCTGACCAGCAATCTGAAAGAAAATCTTGCCAAGATTAATAAATCTGAAGTTTTTGAAGAACTTACCGTGAGAAAGCAGTGGCAGCTGATCCGGGCCAAAACACCTTTTGAAAAGACCGGTAAAGTCCGTCTTTCCATGTCCGATTTCCGTTCCCGTGTGTGGGACGAAGAGCTTGGGCGGGGTGGTCTCATCGGTGATCTTACTGACCTTGACAGATCTCCTATTCCTCTCATTGTAAGCGGGGAACTGAGAAGATTTGTTCCGGTCTGGGAAAACCGTAAATATCAAGCACCATGTCAGTCCAGCTGTCCTACCGGAATGCCTGTTCAAAAACGCTGGCAGCTGGTTCGCGATGGTCTGGTTGACGAGGCTGTTGACCTTGCTCTTGCATATACTCCTTTTCCCGCAACTGTTTGCGGTTATCTTTGCCCCAACCTGTGCATGGATAGCTGTACTCGCGGGGTTAAAGACCTTGCCTCGGTTGATATCACCAAGCTGGGCCGTGAGGGCTTAAAAAGTAAAGCTCCTGAACTGCCCCCTCTTTCCGGTAAGAAAGTAGCTGTAATCGGCGGCGGCGCAGCCGGTATTTCTGTTGCATGGCAGATTCGCCGCAAAGGGCACGAGGCAGTTGTATATGATATGGCAGAGAAGCTTGGCGGAAAGATTTCTTCTGCTATTCCTGCCAGCCGTATTCCAAAGGAAGTTGTGGATGCAGAACTGGCCCGTGTAGCGCAGGTTGTTCCTCATGTACATCTCCAGAAAGAGTTGAATAAAGACGATTTTGCAGAGCTTAGGCAGAATAACGACGCCGTTGTCCTTGCTATCGGCGCGCAGAAGCCGCGCGTTATTCCTATTCCCGGACATGAGCGTATAACTCCTGCACTGACCTTTCTTAAAGATGCCATGAAAGGCAAAGCTGAAGTTGGCGAACGGGTGGTTATTATCGGCGCGGGTAACGTTGGCTGTGATGTTGCTACCGAATGCGGACGTATGGGAGCAAAAGATATTTTGCTTATCGATATCCAGCGGCCGGCAGCTTTCGGTAAAGAGAAACAGGAAGCAGAAGAGGCCGGAGCAAAATTTCGCTACCCTTGCTTTACTCAGGAAATTACCGAAGAAGGCGTTGTGCTCAAATCCGGCGAAGTTCTGCCGGCTGACACTGTCATTATGTCCATAGGTGATACTCCGGATATTGATTTTCTGCCTGACACAATAGCTGTGGACCGCGGTCACATCGTTGTAAACGAAGACTATCAGACCACTGAGCCGGGTGTATACGCTATCGGCGATGCTGTGCGTCCCGGACTGTTGACCCATGCTATAGGTCATGGCCGTCACGCAGCTGAGACTTTAGATGAGATTTTCACAGGCAAGCGTCCTCACGCTGAACCTAAAGACGTGATTGATTACAAGAGGATGACTCTTGAGTATTTTGATCCCCGCCTGACAGAGTTCTCGGATGTGAAGCACTGCGCGCAGGAATGCTCTTCCTGCGGATCATGCAGAGACTGCGGTCTTTGTGAAACTGTCTGTCCGCAGGCAGCTATCACCCGCAACAGTCTTGAAGGCAAAGATTTTGAAATGGTTGTTAATACTGAAAAATGTATTGGCTGTGGATTCTGTGCCAATGTCTGCCCGTGTGGAATTTGGAACCTTGTCGAAAACAGTCCTTTAGGTTAA
- a CDS encoding glutamate synthase-related protein — MLTERPITPSTLGVKDLPWQIEWDKDLCTQCGRCTSVCPVNSIELGVFRKREIKTPAGLRTKAENSYSIFYGIRQKTDPAYACIGCSMCNTVCPNNAIGPRRDDTSNTLKFHNDRGGQPRTRGGRKNSGESLLDQIKFMRISMLTDPALDAGRHEFRLNTLLGRVQSPEDSLKTYAEQGWKPPVREIYPLIIGGMSFGALSPNMWEGLQMGVAYLNEELNMPVRISTGEGGCPPRLLRSRFLKYVILQIASGYFGWDEIIHAIPEMKVDPCAVEIKYGQGAKPGDGGLLMWYKVNKLIAAIRGVPERVSLPSPPTHQTQYSIEESVAKMIQSMSMAWGFRVPVYPKISASSTSLAVLNNLTRNPYAAGLAIDGEDGGTGAAYNVSMNHMGHPIASNLRDCYNALVVTGKQNELPLIAGGGIGKSGNLAANAAALIMLGASAVQVGKYVMQAGAGCLGSEKDRCNVCNIGVCPKGITSQDPRLYRRIDPEKVAERVVDFYLSFDTEIKKIIAPLGRSSSLPIGMSDALGISDRDAAERLGIKYVV, encoded by the coding sequence ATGCTCACAGAAAGACCAATTACCCCGTCAACTTTAGGCGTCAAGGATCTTCCCTGGCAAATCGAGTGGGACAAAGATCTCTGTACTCAGTGCGGACGTTGCACTTCGGTTTGTCCGGTTAATTCCATTGAACTCGGCGTTTTCCGTAAACGTGAAATTAAGACCCCCGCAGGGTTGCGTACCAAAGCGGAGAACAGCTATTCTATTTTTTACGGCATTCGTCAGAAGACAGATCCTGCATATGCCTGCATCGGATGCTCTATGTGCAACACTGTCTGTCCTAACAACGCCATCGGCCCCAGGCGCGACGACACTTCTAATACTTTGAAGTTTCACAATGATCGCGGCGGGCAGCCACGAACCCGTGGCGGACGCAAAAATTCCGGCGAATCTCTGCTTGATCAGATTAAGTTCATGCGTATCTCCATGCTTACCGACCCCGCACTGGATGCCGGTCGTCATGAATTCCGGCTGAATACACTGCTTGGCCGTGTGCAGTCGCCTGAGGACAGCCTCAAGACATATGCAGAGCAGGGCTGGAAACCTCCGGTAAGAGAAATTTATCCTCTGATTATCGGCGGAATGTCCTTTGGCGCGCTTTCCCCCAATATGTGGGAAGGTCTCCAGATGGGTGTTGCTTATTTGAATGAAGAACTGAACATGCCTGTGCGTATCAGCACCGGTGAGGGCGGTTGTCCTCCCAGACTTCTTCGTTCCAGATTTCTTAAATATGTTATTCTCCAGATTGCGTCCGGTTATTTCGGCTGGGATGAAATCATTCATGCCATTCCTGAAATGAAAGTGGACCCTTGCGCTGTTGAGATTAAGTACGGACAGGGCGCAAAGCCCGGTGATGGCGGACTGCTCATGTGGTACAAGGTTAACAAATTAATCGCTGCTATTCGCGGTGTTCCTGAGCGAGTCAGCCTGCCCAGCCCTCCGACACATCAGACCCAGTACTCCATTGAGGAGTCTGTGGCTAAGATGATTCAGTCCATGAGTATGGCCTGGGGATTCAGAGTTCCGGTTTATCCTAAGATATCTGCATCATCCACATCTCTTGCGGTTCTGAATAACCTGACCCGTAATCCTTATGCTGCCGGTCTTGCAATCGACGGTGAAGACGGAGGAACAGGCGCGGCGTACAATGTATCAATGAACCACATGGGGCATCCCATCGCCAGCAACCTGCGTGATTGCTACAACGCACTGGTTGTGACCGGAAAGCAGAACGAACTTCCCCTTATCGCCGGCGGCGGTATCGGTAAATCCGGTAATCTCGCTGCAAATGCAGCGGCTCTGATCATGCTCGGCGCAAGTGCCGTGCAGGTCGGTAAATACGTTATGCAGGCCGGCGCCGGCTGTCTCGGTTCTGAGAAAGACCGCTGCAACGTCTGCAACATCGGCGTCTGTCCTAAGGGCATTACTTCACAGGATCCCAGACTTTACCGTCGTATTGATCCTGAAAAGGTCGCAGAAAGAGTTGTTGACTTCTATCTGAGCTTTGACACCGAAATTAAAAAGATTATTGCACCTCTCGGACGCTCCTCCTCACTGCCTATCGGCATGTCGGATGCGCTTGGAATCAGTGATCGCGATGCTGCTGAAAGACTCGGCATCAAATACGTGGTGTAA
- a CDS encoding glutamate synthase, with product MCRLFALTSRDPISPMRAIDALNVMKEGHDGSGVGLCLRGLGGRFEEELDGCPILSGIFTESGLRRLEQYTMDHGFKSQYSILYTPETEPPAGTPVRGTYAAIAYKVPKGWNSLSKKKQGAKLVQMRLDLKKMGEEDGDIMVFSFWPDTIMIKEVGDPLEIGEFLQLDANKNIYARRILAQGRQNTNYAINLYACHPFFIEGVASMTNGENTAFIPIKEYLQSRNITGYTGYQSDSEVFTHIAHYTTKRLGLDIRAYKHVLTPLSDLELADHPDREFLATIKRSCRKLIIDGPNCVIGTLDDGSMFMVQDRKKLRPGIVGGKDGIYGFSSEVCGLDAAIPDRDRSKDFQPMHLDTVIVGPDCKEISTCSQKDQLPRQL from the coding sequence ATGTGCCGTTTATTTGCGCTTACAAGTCGCGATCCTATTTCACCCATGCGTGCCATCGATGCTCTTAATGTAATGAAAGAAGGGCATGACGGTTCCGGTGTGGGCCTCTGTCTCAGAGGGCTTGGCGGTCGTTTTGAGGAAGAGTTGGATGGTTGTCCCATTTTGTCCGGTATTTTTACCGAGTCCGGTCTGCGCAGACTGGAGCAGTATACAATGGACCATGGGTTTAAATCCCAGTACAGCATTCTTTATACTCCGGAAACAGAGCCTCCGGCCGGTACGCCTGTCCGCGGAACTTATGCAGCAATTGCCTATAAAGTTCCTAAAGGCTGGAACAGTCTGAGCAAAAAAAAGCAGGGCGCAAAGCTTGTACAGATGCGTCTGGACCTTAAGAAAATGGGCGAAGAAGACGGCGATATCATGGTCTTCTCTTTTTGGCCCGATACTATCATGATTAAAGAAGTCGGCGATCCACTTGAGATCGGCGAATTTCTACAGCTTGATGCCAATAAAAATATCTATGCCCGCAGAATTCTTGCACAGGGTAGACAGAATACCAACTACGCTATCAATCTCTATGCTTGCCATCCCTTCTTTATTGAGGGTGTAGCTTCCATGACCAACGGCGAAAATACTGCTTTCATTCCCATTAAAGAATATTTGCAGTCCAGAAATATAACCGGGTACACCGGATATCAGTCTGACTCCGAGGTGTTCACCCATATCGCCCATTACACTACTAAGCGTCTGGGGCTTGATATCAGAGCGTATAAGCACGTTCTCACCCCGCTCAGTGATCTTGAACTTGCTGATCATCCTGACCGTGAGTTTCTGGCTACCATCAAAAGATCCTGCCGCAAGCTGATTATTGACGGTCCCAACTGTGTCATCGGCACGCTTGATGACGGTTCCATGTTTATGGTTCAGGACCGTAAAAAACTTCGCCCCGGTATTGTGGGCGGTAAAGACGGAATCTACGGGTTTTCCTCAGAAGTATGCGGGCTTGATGCCGCTATTCCTGATCGTGACAGATCTAAAGATTTCCAGCCCATGCACCTCGATACAGTAATTGTCGGACCCGACTGCAAGGAGATAAGCACATGCTCACAGAAAGACCAATTACCCCGTCAACTTTAG
- a CDS encoding RluA family pseudouridine synthase, with protein sequence MNNSELLDIVYSDNKIVVVNKPSGLLSVPGRGPENQDCVVTRVQKMFPDCRKFPTVHRLDMDTSGLLVLGLTARAVRELVEQFQLRQVKKKYEALLEGILKEDRGIIKMAFRLDPYNRPYQVFDPIHGKLGVTHWRKLGIENGMTRVEFTPLTGRTHQLRVHSAHPQGLGFPIAGDRLYGTGTAPGQLKLHARYLSFTHPKTKEVLEFDIPPLF encoded by the coding sequence ATGAATAACTCAGAACTTCTGGATATTGTGTATTCTGACAACAAAATCGTAGTGGTCAATAAACCGAGCGGCCTTCTCTCTGTGCCCGGACGCGGGCCGGAAAATCAGGATTGCGTTGTAACCCGCGTCCAGAAGATGTTTCCGGATTGCCGCAAATTCCCAACAGTCCACAGACTGGACATGGATACATCCGGCCTGCTGGTATTGGGGCTGACCGCAAGAGCCGTGCGCGAACTTGTTGAGCAGTTTCAACTGCGGCAGGTCAAAAAAAAGTACGAGGCTTTACTGGAAGGTATTTTAAAAGAGGACAGAGGAATCATAAAAATGGCTTTCAGGCTTGATCCGTACAACCGTCCTTATCAGGTATTCGACCCCATTCACGGTAAGCTGGGCGTGACCCACTGGCGTAAACTAGGCATAGAAAACGGTATGACCAGAGTGGAATTCACGCCACTGACCGGACGCACACATCAGTTAAGAGTCCACTCCGCCCATCCTCAGGGCCTTGGTTTCCCTATTGCAGGCGACCGGTTATATGGAACAGGAACCGCACCGGGGCAGCTTAAACTGCACGCAAGATATCTGAGCTTCACTCATCCCAAAACCAAAGAAGTACTTGAATTCGACATCCCGCCGCTTTTTTAA